The window aaaatataaatttttgtacattttttgtatatatatacattatgtatgttatatacaaaaattatataaatttcattcattttttcagCTACCGAATGTAAGTATAAATTAAAAGTGATAATACATCCAAACAAGCTGAATGGTGGTTTGTATCAATGGTCATAGCAACAAAGGTTTTTCGGTAATGGGAAATATTTTTCACCAAGGCAAAGTATCTTTTCATGTTTTCACACActcaaaaaaagtaaaattaaaattttctataACGTCATACTTACGGTGGTAATAGGTTCATCTGAAAAAGAGTCCAAACGACAAAAGGACCTAAAAAAATGCAGGTGTacaattgaaaattcaaaaatagttcaggcattgtcacgacccgaagttttcaccttcgggagtcgtgatggcacctactaatgtaagctaggcaagccaactcttAACTATCTACTACCTTTTTCATattacttctttttaaaacaaacatagggcgacaatataaataaaatggaAGTTAGAAAATAGGCGGAAGTCAACATTTATAAAGCTTAGAGCTACGTCTATTACTACTTTTAAGCTTTAACACCCCAAAATatggtgtcacagtaccacagactatctaagagtcactacatataaagtctgaagaaaatacaTAGTACTGTTCCTGAGCAAGAGATAAAGGAAACAGGAAATAAAGATAGAGAGAGACGCCAGGGCCCGCGGACGtttgcaggtctaccttgggtctccggatggactgaaggaagccctctaactactgtccgaaagctactccaggatctgcacacaatgcatagtgtagtatcagcacaaccgaccccatgtgctggtaagtgcctggcctaaccctggcgaagtagtgacgaggctaggaccagactccagacaaacctgtgcagttatataatatatggcggaaaagtaaacaggtaataagcaattaaagctgGGGAAGAGAAACATGCCTGGGGGATAGCTGataaagcaaaatagcaaggaataaataaggaagctgacaatataacttctaacacagataaagaaaagtaaagacaactttcactttcagtttccatcttgttgcaggcgtgcaacccgattccatttctcatatcttacggtaggcgtatcacccgctcccatttcataatatcttgtggtaggcgtaccacccgctcccatttcataatatcttgtggtagacataccacccgctcccatttcataatatcttacaATTTCAagaaatcccagcaagggaaaataataaatataataacttcccggcaagggaacacaacaatgtaataattttcccggcaagggaacaacaatattgaaataGTCATTCcagcaagggagaatcagctataaccaatctcaacttagcttgtactcagttcaattattgaaaatgctcaatcatagaagatcattaagtaaagcacccaagtgtcatttaagaacacaacaactttcaatttaagactcacggtcatgcttgacaccaacgtatagatactcgtcactatgcctatacgtcgtactcaacaagaagcaagtagcaaatatgactcaactcctaatccctcaagctaggattagaccaaacacttaccttgatgccttgatcaccactcaagtctcaactatagctttaccccttgattccaccaccaatccactcgaatctagtcacaagttacttaattacatcaataagtgctaaatgaatcaaccccaatgcatgaaaatgaattttcccAAGGTTTTACCccgttttgaaatcggacctcaaattgaggtccaaatcctcaattttagaaaaacctaggttctacccaaaacacccaattttccccatgaaaatctttgatttgaagttgaaatcatgttaaaagatgttaaggagtgaagaaaataagttagaaatcacttaccaacgttttggagaagaaaggttgtttgaaaaatcgcctattatatttttggagttttgaaaagtgaaaaataactgaaattcccgtttatttataccccttttagaccccagtgcggaccgcatcaaataTACCGCGGCCGCAGAGCCTCCACTGCGGACCGTACAAAGGCGACCACGGTCGCGCTGGCCCCTCcatgaagacctgcagttcagcacccttTTCGAACCGCATaaaggcgactgcggccgcacagcctccactgCGGACTGCataaaggcgaccgcggccgcgctggccccttcgcggtcgcacgcgatttctcgcgtACTGCACTAAAGGGTTCAGAgactgcaacttcctgaacctgcaacatctgactttctaagcctaaggcattccgaaacccactcgaaactcacccgagccctcgaaactccaacccaagtatacacacaacctcaaaaacattctacggacatattcgtgtaatcaaattaccaaaataacatcacgagcatcgaattaaacctcgagatcaataaaatatctcaaaactcttttaaacatcaaatatctcaattaaggtccggatcacgtcaaacgacgtccgtttttaaccaaatttcacaagaatgactgaagtcatatataagacctgtaccgggcgccggaaccaaaatacataccattgctttctaatcagttttcatttcaaatttccttaaacaatttttgaaaataatttcacttaaaaattcatttctcgagcttgggacctcggaattcgatttcgggcatacgcctaagtcccatattttcctacagaccctccgggactgtcgaatcatggatccgggtccgtttacccaaaatattgaccaaagtcaaatttattcatttcaacatcaaaacttagcattttttttcacagagtttcatatttaagctttccggctatgcgctcggactgcgcacgcaaattgaggcggCTCTTATGAGGTTTTCAAGGTCTCGGAGACACAGAAATCAActgaaagcaagtgatgaccctttgggtcgtcacaggtATAGTTATGCATTTTTACTATTATAATCTTCAACTTGTATCAAAATTTAATTTGATATATTTAATTCtattataaaattataagatTTGATACAAAACACGGTATTTTTCGGTAAAAGCTTACGTGCATGGGTGTTTACAACTGACTAATAAACAAATGAcgcatgtgattttatttaactAAAAAATTATTAGTActtaattataattaattatcgCGTGTCTTGCAAAGGAtcttatttaataatataaaaacaCTTAATAGCAGTAGATTGACGCTTTTTCTTTCATGACTAACCACGTCCCAAAGGCCATAACTGGTCATTACTAACTATCAGAAATGAGAGCAATAGAAACCGTCATATCATATAGCTATCTAATTCCTCTCTCGGAAATGGATCCCCAACCCtatgaacaacaacaacacacaATACCTCCTAAACCCCCAGATATTGATCAAAGCATGATCAAATCTAGCTTCAAAGATATGCTTACCACTTCGAACCCTTTACTCTTCACCAATATTGAAAATCATCAAGATATAGACCTCCTAATGATGGACTCAGAAGATCAAGTAGTTGATCAATCAATCTTAACGACCTCAAAGGGTATCAAATTCATAACACTCTCTGATGAGGAGAAGGTACGAATCTATGAGCCATGGAAAAATTCCATCATAGTAAAGCTAGTGGGCAAGCGTATGTTACACCACTATCTAAAGAGAAAAATTCAAGAACTATGGAAACCAACTGAAGATTTCCAGTTGATTGACCTTGGAGTAGATTACTACATAATCAAattcaagaaaaaggaaaatatggaCAAGGTAATGCATCAAGGCCCTTGGTTCATTAACGGACATTTCCTCTCTATTACTGGATGGAAACCAAACTTTGTTTCCACTCAAGAGAAAGTCACAAACTCTGCAGTATGGATTAGACTTCCTCAATTACCTACAGAATTTTACGATGGCAAAATTCTGGAAAAAATTGTTAATGCAATTGGCCGGCTCCTAAAAATTGATGTTTGCACATCAACAAGTCTGAGAGGTCATTATGAAAGATTATGTGTGAAATTACCATTGAAAGCTCCAGTTCAACCGTTCATCTATGTTGACCACCACAAACAAGCAATACACTACGAAGGTGAAAATTTTCTTTGTGAAAACTGTGGACAATTGGGGCACATAGCACAAAAATGCTCCTTTATTATTCAGAAAAATAGAGATAGAAATAATGAAGATACAAGCAAGGAATTATCAACAATTACAAATGATGGGAAAAAAGAACAATGGACAACAATTTCTTTTTCCAAAGGAGGACATTGTTAACCCCCTGACAAAGGTCCTCGGCAGATGTGGGTTGTGGTAAGGATTTTCATGATGGCCTTGGCACACAACCTGAAAAATGGGGCAACATCATGAAGGGCTGCTCGGCATGACGGACAATGCAGGGTTCGACGAACGCACCTTGAACGGAAGCAAGGCGCATTTTACTTAGATGTGCGGGTTGGCAAAACAATGGCAAGGCAAAGCCATGTTAAGCAGGGGCAAAGACATGGCAAGGCAAGGCAAGGCAAGGCGGGACAAGCAAAGGCAAATGATACAGACAGATTTGATCAAGTTGGAGGCGACTTGACAAGGGCTGGCAGCTTTGACAATGAACGTGTGCGGCTAAGTCAGTGGATGGCAAGCTGTGGCAATGACATTAGCGCAGAGCAGTGTCAAAGACATGGTTGGGAGCAATGCCAGCCTTGGCACAAAGCAGCTGGGTGAAATCGGACCAAACTGTGCACAAGCAGCAGTTGGAAAAACATGTGCCAAGCACATGGGAAGCAGTTGGCAGTTGCAACCTCTTCTAAGACATACTGATCATGGCCTAAAAGTGTGCCCACGTTTTTGTACTTTGTCTTAACTTGTTGACCATCAGTTGGGGCTTTGTCAACTGATTTGTAGCCTTTAAATATTTGCCTAGGCTGTCCAAAACGGGGCAGAAACTTAGTCTAAGGCATTGTTAGCCAAAAATCGTCTAAGTATTTTCCTAAGGGTGGGAAAACTATTTTGGGGCAGGGAATTAGGGAATTCTTTGTCTTGGCCATAGGGTTGGCTTTTGTGTTCTTGTATTCACTCATTAATACAAGTTGGGAAAAAATTCCTGTATATCGTGTGCCTTTATTTACAGATTTTGCTGcctattttcatttcaagttcaaacgtccctaaaaataaaactaagtgtTGGAAAGGCTGAAGTCAAGGCTGGGCTTGACTGCCGCACGGAGGTGAACCTCGGGCTGAGTTCGAGTGGCACAAATCACCCCTatgacaactggtatcagagcgtGGCTGGATCGGGGCGAAGACACAACGTTCATTGGTTGAATTTTGTGAAGAATGGCTGGTGGCAACGCAGAACTAAGGGAAAAGGTTGCTGCATTAGAGGCACTTGTCGGAACTGTTGATGGGGATCAATTTCTGACTATCTTAACTCGTCTCGCCTATCTTGAGGCCGAGATGAACAGACTGAGCCAGGAGTGCACAGATCTGAAAACGGAAAATGGGTTGCTGCGTCGTGCTGTTGGCAATGATGAAGCACAGCATGGGGCAGATCGTACCAAGGTCAGAATTCCGGAGCCTAAAGAGTTCAATGGCGCAAGGAGTGCCAAGAAACTTGAAAACTTCCTGTGGGATATGGAACAGTACTTCCATGCTGCCAAAGTGCAAGATGAAGACAAAGTCCCCATTACGACTATGTACTTGGTGGATGACGCGAAGCTATGGTGGCGTACGCGCGTGGCAGATGATGTAAGTGCTGGTAGGCCGAAGATTGACTCTTGGGAAGGGCTgaagaaagagttgaaggatcaattctTTCCTAGCAATGCGGGCTGGATTGCTAGAGATCATTTGAAGAAGTTGAAACAAACTGGAACGGTCAGGGATTACGTCAAGGATTTTAGTTCTTTGATGCTGGATATTAGCAACATGTCTGAGGAGGACAAGCTGCATAATTTCCTTTACGGGTTGCAGTCATGGGCGCAAATGGAACTCCGAAGGCAAAATGTGAAAGATCTTCCTAGTGCCATTGCTGCTGCGGATGCGTTGGGTGATTTCCGGTTGGGACAAGATGGTTCTGATTTCTCTACTACTTTAAAGTCCAAAAACGGGAACAAGGACAAGGGAAAAAAGTGGAGGGAAAACGGAAATGACAAGGGAAATGCTATTGAGGGCAATGGCAATGAGAAGGGAAAGCAATGTGCTGGACCTTCGACAAACAAGGGACAAAACAGCAAGTTTGATGGCTGTTTTATTTGCAAAGGACCACACATGGCGAGGGATTGTCCAAGAATTGAAAAGCTTTTAGCGttgtttgaagaagaaaagagtgaAGATGAACAAAACGAGGAAGAACATGTGCAAGCAACAGCATATTTGGGACCTATGGTGGTGCTGAAAAATGCGGAAGCTGCTTCGTCGAGGACGACGAATTCTTCTGGTGGGGGTGGTTTGTTAACCCCCTGACAAAGGTCCTCGGCAGATGTAGGTTGTGGCAAGGATTTTCATGATTTCCTTGGCACAAAACCTGAAAAATGGGGCAACATCATGAAGGGCTGCTCGGCATGACGGACAATGCAGGGTTCGACGAACGCACCTTGAACGGAAGCAAGGCGCATTTTACTTAGATGTGCGGGTTGGCAAAACAATGGCAAGGCAAAGCCATGTTAAGCAGGGGCAAAGACATGGCAAGGCAAGGCAAGGCAAGGCGGGACAAGCAAAGGTAAATGATACGGACAGATTTGATCAAGTCGGGAGCGACTTGACAAGGGCTGGCAGCTTTGACAATGAACGTGTGCGGCTAAGTCAGTGGATGGCAAGCTGTGGCAATGACATTGGCGCGGAGCAGTGTCAAAGACATGGTTGGGCGCAATGCCAGCCTTGGCACAAAGCAGCTGGGCGAAATCGGACCAAACTGTGCACAAGCAGCAGTTGGAAAAACATGTGCCAAGCACATGGGAAGCAGTTGGCAGTTGCAACCTCTTCTAAGACATGCTGATCATGGCCTAAAAGTGTGCCCATGTTTTTGTACTTTGTCTTAACTTGTTGCCCATCAGTTGGGGCTTTGTCAACTGATTTGTAGCCTTTAAATATTTGCCTAGGCTGTCCAAAACGGGGCAGAAACTTAGTCTAAGGAATTGTTAGCCAAAAATCGTCTAAGTATTTTCCTAAGGGTGGGAAAACTATTTTGGGGCAGGGAATTAGGGAATTCTTTGTCTTGGCCATAGGGTTGGCTTTTGTGTTCTTGTATTCACTCATTAATACAAGTTGAGAAGAAATTCCTGTATATCGTGTGCCTTTATTTACAGATTTTGCTGcctattttcatttcaagttcaaacgtccctaaaaataaaactaagtgtTGGAAAGGCTGAAGTCAAGGCTGGGCTTGACTGCCGCACGGAGGTGAACCTCGGGCTGAGTTCGAGTGGCACAAATCACCCATGTGACAGACATCAAGGTGCAAAAGGTCCTCAAAAATAACCTATTGCAAATCCGATTAAACAAGCTAATGGCCTAGGTATCTCTGTCAAGTTATTCAATGCCAACACCTGTAAGTATTTAGAAACTCAACTCTTACAATATAAATCAAAAGATCACAGAAATACTACCCCATCACCACACACTAACAATCTTCAATCTTCGACTTCTTTGATTGGTGATCAAAATAAATTGACAGCAAAAAATAACTTTTCTATCCTATATGAAGAGCCCCTGGTTTTGAACAAAACCATTAAAGAAATTAATAatcaaaaaattattattattaataaatcaCATGCAAGTGAACAAATGTCACAAACTACCAATGATATTGACATGTTGGACACAATCGTGTCTTCTATTACAAATCCAACAAGTCAATTAGTTAAGGTGGCCATGCAAAATAACGTCCATAATGATCCTACTACCCCTATTAAAAATCACAGCACTACTAATAATACTACCCTTTCTAGTGGGCAAATTAGTAACAATCCGTCCATTAACCACAATCTCAAGCAAGATCTTTCATCAAGATCTGCTTATCCACAAAGGCCTAAGCATGTTAGCCAAATGGCAATGACAGAAGAACATCCAAGCCGAATGGCTAAAAACCCAGTACACGCAAAGGATTTGGGAACTCAGCCTATAAACTCCACCCTTGGGGACTCAAACGACATGCAAAAGATATCCCCAATCATTACCCTATCAACCAATCCATCCCTTATACCTAATAGCTCCTCCTCACCTGATTTAGAGTTATTAAGTAACCTAAACACTGATCATAATGCCAACATTACCATCATCCCTAAGGAGGAGATAAAGACTTCTCCAAATTCTTCGACAAACCAGAATCACCATGGAAAACCTCCCACCTCTCCAACCTCAACCAGTAAACCCTCAAATAGTTTATGTTCAACCACATCAAGCTCAAAACTATAAACCTGTGTCATGGATGGAGATGGGTCTGATGGGCCATGCATGCACGTTCAATGTCCAGATAAATGGCCAGGACTCAATTACCATCCTCCACGACACTCAGTATCTAGCCCAGTTAGTGACAAAAGGCATGAGCATGGCTCAACAACATCCTTCAACCCTTAGCACCATCAGTGAACCCCCAGCTGGTTCATGCAATGAGGAACCAGTGGAACCTTCCTCCACATTTCAATCCAATTTATCCTCAAAATGCTTTAATGGACATGCCATTCTTCATGCCAAAGAATCTGTCTCAACTAAACCCTATTTTTCTTCCATGGGAACAACCTCAACCAATCTAGGAGCCTAAGATACCACAACAACCTCACTCCCCACCCCACAATCAAGTGCCTGTGCCAGAACTAGTAGATGCAGAAATGGAAGAGGAGGAGGAACCCCTAAACCTACTCTTAGAAAGAGTCCCAGAAATCTCAAGTCTCGACGGAGTAAAAGTGTTTCTCTTTTCGGAGAGGCAAAAGAAGATGCATATTCTCAGGTTGCCCATTAGCATTATACAAATGCTCGATGGACATAAGACATCCACATGATCCAACTGTGGGCAACAAAGCCATTATCCTAGTTCCATCATTAAGGAGGAACCAAGTTCTAGGGGAAGTGAGGGAGAATGGGAATCCAGCCAACCAAAATCTTAATATTTCCATGAATCGACCTACTAACATTATCATTTGGAATATTAGAGGAGGGAACAATGATAACTTTAGAAGGAACTTCAGGGAAATGGTGGACACACATAGACCCTGCATGGTAGCCTTATTAGAAACCTGGATGGGAAATCACATGGAGCTTCTAGACGATTATGGTTTTACGGAGTTCATAGAAGTACCAGCTGAAGGCCAGGCAGGTGGGATTGTGGTCCTATACAATCATGAAATTGTCACCGTTCAGAATTTTGTTCGAAGGGATCAGGAGATTCATGCTACAATTGAGGTAATCCCTATTCGTCAAAAATGGTTGTTTAGTGCTATCTATGCTAGTACAAATATACTTCTTAGAAATAAGATGTGGGATAACATTGAAAGCATTAGTAATAGCTACAATGGACCTTGGTTattaggaggagatttcaatgatGTATTCTGCTCAAACGAGAAATTTGGTGGTAATAGTATAAAAGATAGTAGGGCTAAATATCTTTGGTCTAAGATTAATAATTGTAATTTAATTGATTTAGGGTATAAAGGGTATAAGTACACTTGGTCAAACCTTAGGCACAAGAATAGGGGTTTGATTATGGAACGATTAGATAAAGTATTAGGCAATGAGGATTGGATTAAGCTTTTTCCAAAAAGTTCCATTATTCATTTGCCTAAAACCCACTCGGATCACAATCCCATTTGAGTAGAATTAATCCCAAAAAATAATATTCTTTATAAGCCTCCCTTTCGACTTGAAACCTACTGGTGTAAACACCCTTCTTTCAAAACTCTAGTCCAAGAAAATTGGTCTAATAATGATTACAATAGGGCTAGCAATTTGTTTATAGAAAAAGTCAAGGTTTGGAAACACCAAGCTTTTGGTGATATTatgggaaaaaaaggaaaatactaCCCCGACTTCAAGGCATTGAAAAATCCAAACATTAACCTTATAGTATTTTCCTCCAAAACCTACAAACTAGCCTTAAAAAGGACTACAATGACCTTCTACTAATAGAGGAAGATTACTGGAAGCTAAGGTCAAGAGTTTTATGGCTCAACGAGGGAGATGCAAACACCAAATTCTTCCATATCTCGGCTactaatagaaaaagaagaaatatgatcaatttcttcAAAGATGATGCAGGGAATTGGATTAACGATCCTAATCTAGTCACCTCCCATGTTAGCAATTACTTTAATTCTATCTTTACCACCTCCCACAAAAATTTTAGTAGAATTAGTCCTTTAAAAAATATCTCCCAAAATGCCTTAAACCTCAATAGCCTAGATAACCCCCTTCTTAGTATTGAGATTAAAAAGGTCATCTTCTCCTTTAAACCCTTTAAAGCACCCGGACCGGAGGGTCTACACACGttgttttttcaaaagtactGGGATATAATAAGCCCCCCTGTCACAAAATTGTGCCATGACATCTTTGAAACCCAAGAGATCCCCCATGATCTCAACAAAACTTACTTGTGTCTTATCCCAAAGATTCCCAATgcaaataacataaaaaattgTAGACCCAATGGTCTATTCAACACTATTTATAAAATCATCACAAAGATCCTTGCTAATAGACTTAAACCTTTCCTTGACCAACTTCTTTGCCCTTACCAAGATAGCTTTATAAAAAATAGAAGGACTTCGGATAATGCTATTATCATACAGGAGCttatttcaaaaatccaaaagttaAAGGGGAAACAAGGTCATATGCTTCTAAAAATCGACCTTGAAAAAGCCTTTGACCGTTTAGAATGGTCATTTGTGCACCACACCCTAACTTATTTCAATTTCCctacaaaatttaagaaaattctCTTAAATTGCATCTCAACAAGCTCTATAGCTGTTATAGTAAATGGCTCTATTACTAGCTTTTTTCAACCAAGCCGGGGAATTAGGCAAGGAGACCCTATATCTCCTTACATATTCATCCTCTGCCTTGAAATGTTGTCACGTTATATAAACCATCAAGTTGACGTTAGAAACTGGGATCCTATTACATTAGGAAAAAAAAGTCCTAATTTCTCTCATCTTTTCTTTGCCGACGACCTTACCTTAATGGCCAGAGCCAATCTAAAATCAAGTCATACAATAAAAAAAGGTCTAGACCTTTTTTGTAATCTCTCAGGCCAAAATATTAACACCACCAAGTCAAAAATTATCTTCTCCACAAATTGTCCTCCAAATCTTACTAATGAAATTACCAGTATTCTTAATATTAAAAAGAGTGATTCCTTTGATACTTATCTGGGCTTCCCTATCCTTAATAAACACCCTAGACCAAAAGACTATCAATTTATCATTGACAGAATGAGAGCCAAACTAACAACTTGGAAAATAAAGTTCCTGAATAAAGCAGGCCGGACAACTCTCTCTCAAGCTAAAGACAAAAACTTTTGTAATCTTGCAAACCTTGCTTGGAGGACCATTACAAATCCTACGACTCCATGGGCTCAACTCATCATTAATGCCTATGCAAACACTAGGAATACTTCTTTCATATGGAAAAGTATTCAAAAGGGGTGGAAAATATGTTCCAAGGGTATCAATTGGCAGCTTCATCACCATTCTAACATGAATATTTGGGAGACCAATTGGATCCCTAACCTAGGGAGCCTTAGAAATACAATAGAAGGTCCTTTATCAAAAAATGACTATCACCTAAAACTAAGATATTTTTTATGGCAAGAAGTGGCACCTTGCTAATATATCCCTCAATCTTCCTGATGATATCAAGGATTTCATATCAAAAACAAAAATCCTTGTACAACGTCCTAATAATGATATCCCTATCTGGTCCCTCAATACAAAAGGTATTTTCAC of the Nicotiana tabacum cultivar K326 chromosome 7, ASM71507v2, whole genome shotgun sequence genome contains:
- the LOC107770776 gene encoding uncharacterized protein LOC107770776 — encoded protein: MDPQPYEQQQHTIPPKPPDIDQSMIKSSFKDMLTTSNPLLFTNIENHQDIDLLMMDSEDQVVDQSILTTSKGIKFITLSDEEKVRIYEPWKNSIIVKLVGKRMLHHYLKRKIQELWKPTEDFQLIDLGVDYYIIKFKKKENMDKVMHQGPWFINGHFLSITGWKPNFVSTQEKVTNSAVWIRLPQLPTEFYDGKILEKIVNAIGRLLKIDVCTSTSLRGHYERLCVKLPLKAPVQPFIYVDHHKQAIHYEGENFLCENCGQLGHIAQKCSFIIQKNRDRNNEDTSKELSTITNDGKKEQWTTISFSKGGHC